In Enoplosus armatus isolate fEnoArm2 chromosome 16, fEnoArm2.hap1, whole genome shotgun sequence, the genomic window GTGTGGAACAAATACTGAAGCCATTAAACATGCTGGTAAGTACAAAAATACACTGATTATTGACGTTGTGACAGCGCAAGACTGCCTTAATGAGATGCATTTTGCAAAACTAATTTCTTCCCATCAAAGTGAATTGCATAAAGCATTCAATTATCACACTTGAAATAAGGCTGAAAGTGAGTGTGACAAAGGCTTAAGGACTAATCAACAAAATATTCAATAAGCTCTTGAATCTTAATAATCCCCCAGATTCCATGTGACACAAGCAGGAACACCGTGAAGGTCAAAATATCCACTAACTAGACAGAGgcatattttgtatgttttgtctttgctgtgcCATTGTTTTAAAATTGATTAAGTCCCCATATGAATCCATTGAACGGTGTATAGCTGAGTTCAGCAAGGTTGTGAAAACAGTAATAACATGTAAATGCTTTTGACCCACTGATGTTCTCAACATCATAACTTTCCCAGCCATAAGGCCTGTGTTTATGCACTCTCAAATGTCTTCAATGCTCACGAATGctgtctgaaaaaaaacaaggatgaAAATATTGTCTTTGTCTATGAAAAGCACTGCATAAGTTAACATCATGTTGGCCGTGGGGGAAAATGATCATGGAAGGAACCGTTGTTGCCTGTGTGTGACTTAAAACAAGGCCAACagtctttttgcattttcaaactGACTTGGAAAGAggtttaaacaaagaaaatacaaatcatCTCAAAACATATATGAATGCCAACAACAGGTTGAGCCAGTAATGCTTCAGTCATGTTATCTTTTCCTCAAATTAGGCTATACATATATCCGGGTGTGTGACTTTAATGCATTGTCACTAATTATAATTTctaaacatttacagaaatattgcattcaacagaaatacagaaaagctATCTACTGGATATACACTTAAAAGTGGCTggttcaaacaacaacaaatgactCAAAAGGCTACCTTATGGCTTTCAAGCAGGGGTACAAAGTTTCAGCCACACCTTCATGTTTACAGCAGATTATTGTTTAATGAACTTTGgaaattcaataaaatgtctATAACCAGTATGTGTGGGTAAGACTACACAGACAAGGGCATACAAAATTGGATTTTTTATTGGGATCTATGGTGCTCAAtatgacagatttgttttttatttcaacgTTCATCACCATTATATCTAAAATATATGCTTGTATAGCTGTAGTGGACTGTGTGAAATGAGTGTCCATCTCCTGTACATACATCATAGCAGCTGGAATtgtacagtggtggaagaagaactCTTTAAGTAAAAGTTGGACTACAGcgtaaaaatactctgttacaagtaaaagtcctgcactcaaaatcttacttaaaaGTACATCAATTTAAGCATCagaatatacttaaagtaccaaaagtaagtAGTACTCATGCAGAATTTCAGAATAGTATATTATATCACTGGATTATCATtagtgatgcattcatgtgtaagcaTCACTCATGTTGCAGTTGGCAAAGGTGGGGTAATTacttatatactgctgggtagctaaATCcttaataatacatcatcatttattagttagTATCAGCTGCAAAGTAGCCAGTAACTAATGTcgttaaataaatgtagtggagtggaagtataaaatagcataaaataatacagtgcaagtacttcaaaattgtacttgagtaaatgtactcggTTACATACCACCACTGGAATTGTACAACAACTAGTGTATCTGAAGTGTCCCTTGTAAACAAGAGCAGTGAAAGTGTAAGTCGGCCTGGTTGACTGAAACGAGTGGCCATCTACGGAAAGTTTATGGTTATGTAACATCACAGAGCCACTGCGGCCTGTGTGATATTCGGAAACGCATATTTGGTCAATTCTCCACAATGCAGAGAGCTCATTGGTGGAACTGAACGTTAGGCCCCGCCCACGGGCAGTTGAttaccttttccacttcccctGCTCAGCTTCAGTAGTTCTCCACCCATCAACCGACAGAGAAGACGCAACTCGACCGACGCTCGCCCCTCAGCTAAACATATGGCAAAAACagccctctttctttcttatatCGTTGTGCCCACTACTCTTTAAAAATTCCGCCGAAAAAGAGAAGACGATTTTCCAAAACATCCTGGCCGTTATCTCACGTAAGTAAAGCGAAATACTTCGGTTGAGTTCCTTGGATTCAGCAGGCGGACGTAACATGGCGGGCTAGTCTTTCTGCCTTCTTGCCGCACATGACAGACCGATTCATtgaattctgtgtttttgacatGTCTTTCTGTTACATTTAAAGGTATTAGTAAATTATGGAAACATTTTAGCACCTCAGTCTAGTGTTTATTCCTGTGTTGTATCAGTGTTGAGGTTTGTTTGGGGGGTTATGAACAAAATACAGTGCTAACATAAGCTTCTTCCTTCGACGTGCAGTCGGCAGCCAGCTCAACATTAGCAGCTCTCTCGCTGCCAGGAATCTCTCAGCAGCGCGTTTCCTCGCGATGGCGTTTCCTATGTTCAATGCAGCTGCacttttaagttttaaatatAACAGTTAATGACATTTGTGTGTTATAgggtttcatgttttgttttggtgacgCATTGCAATAATAATATCTCATTTATCAAGACACAGTATTCGTTATCACTGTGCTTTATTTAGACCGTTATCATATAATGCGGGCTAACTTAATTGTGTTTAAAAATAGGCGGCTGAGATAATGATTTAGTCAGAAATGATATACTTGGTGTTTATTGGGTTAAAAAACAAGCCACGTAAACGGGCGCGAGAGTTGCTGAACATAACGATTGTGTCAGTGAGATTTTGGCCACAGTGACAACAAATGTGAATCCATAGATAATAATGGTAAACTTTAtaatgacatgaaacacatgGTACATGCCTTCCGTTTTACTGTGTCTTTCCTGTGTATTCATATCTAATATTATGTTTGTCCCATAGGGCTCCCCTGTCTCTGCACAGGTGTATGAGCGCTACCCAGGGGGCCTAGGGGCGGCTCTTTACCGGGAGCACTTTGACTTCAACGCTGAGCCACCTTGGGATCCTAGCTGATAGCGGGACAGGTCCATCTCCTGACTTGTCCATGTGAgtaactctgtctctcttgtacGCATGAATATGCAtgctccctcacacacatacacacacacacacacacctgtagcaAAGTCCAGGATCTTTGTGTTCTGGATAGACTTTGGCCTACATACCATGGTGTgattaaacatgtttgtattgggtgcaaagtgtttttttgtttttgttttttttaagttcatagtaaataataaatagtaatagtaatttAAATAGAAGCTCAATGAAGTGTCTGGAGTTTACAAATGTACTAATTATACAAGAAAGAATGAAGCCAAATAAGATCATTTAAGTAAAGCCTTGGGTTCATTAAATGTAATAGGATATTTATGCCCAAAGGGACTACATTCATATATGTGTGAAGTTCATCTGCCCTATGTCTCTAGAATTAATTTGCCTGAttaaattgcttttaaaaagCTTATTGTGGTGATATTaatcgttttttttcttctccctctcatttCCAGTTTGTTGCATACCGGCAGGACCCCATTGGCTCAGTCGTGACCCCTTGACTTGCTTATCTGTTCTTTATGATTGTCGGCTTAGCGGAATACGGTTGAGATGAAAGGACTCGCTGACAAACCCAGCTACATCATTGAACTCCTGGAGGGAGGAGTGACCCTTGAAGATGTCATTGATGGACACATCTGCGAGCAGGCTCTGGTCAGTTCAGCTTACAGACCAGTAGCTTCGGGTTGCAGTGGAATAAATTCCCAAAATGCTTCAATTAACTTTCGCAACACTGTCATTAGCACTTCTATCTGTTAGACAGCAGGTTTTATGCTTTTGGTTTTTGAGACCTCAATGAACTCTTTGAAAATCTGACAGGATTTGATTTTAGTGGTTTGACCAGTTGCTTTGtgttctcacctcctcttctgttcCCAGGTGGAGAAGAGTGCGTTTGTGGTGGGTGACCTCGGGTCCCTGATGCGACAGCATGTGTGCTGGCAGAACGTAGTGCCACAGCTGCAGCCCTACTACCCTGTCAAATGCAACAGCAGCCCTGCAGTCATCGAGGTGCTGGCCTCCTTGGGCCTGGGCTTCGTTTGTGACAACAAGGTAAGCTTTGAACTTCAAATTCAGGtagcttttgtttatttaaactgCACGGTGCTTCATCCTCTTATGAAAGCACGAGATTTTTGGGGGCAGTTACATTAAAACCACTCAATTGATTACTTGTCAGCTGATTACTGTTATGCCATCACCTTATGCAACACACTTGGCAcctttttgattgttttgatgGGGTTTTTATACTTTGTTGTGTTAATTTCTCTGACGTGTGTTCTGTTTCCCCCAGGTGGAAGTGACCCTGGTGCTGGAGCACGGCGTGCCACCAGAAAACATCATTCTGTCAGGTGTTTGCAAGCAGCTGGCTCACATCAAGCATGCTGCCAAGAACAACATCCAGCAccttgtgtgtgaaaatgaggCAGAGTTGTCCAAGATTTCCCGCTTGCACCCAAATGCAAAGTAAGTGATCAAATTAAACGGCAAACCTTTTTCCTTAGCTACTTTTAATCCTCGTGCATTACTGTGAAACCGAAGACTGTGTCAGTGTCATTACTGTTTTGATAgtgaagtacaatatttctgcCTCGTGCTGAAACTTAACAGAACATTGGGAAAGCCTTTGTTAAtgtcaaaaacatatttatcttATTTAGATGAATGATTTGATACCtggctgattttgtttgtttcttctagGTTGCTGCTGCAGTTGACCACCGAGGCCCACGCAGCTGAGACCAGCATGGCCTTCGGCTTCTCTCTGAAGACCTGCCGGCACCTGCTGGAAGCAGCCAAAGAGCTGGGAGTCCAGGTGGTAGGGGTGACCTTCCACATCCCCAGCTCTTGCCAAGACCTGCAACAGGCCTACACCCATGCACTGTCAGATGCCCGCTGTGTGTTTGACATGGGGGTGAGTGCTGTCTGGAGAATATCTTTTCATTATAAAGATAATAATCAGTAGGAATTAAGTAGATATAAGTCAACTCAAGATTTTAATACTGTATCCTCAATGCTATGTTATCTCTTACTTTCCTTTTCATGAAGGGTAACAACTGACTTGTTTGCTGTCTCTGTTCAGGTGGATCTGGGCTTTAACATGAACATCCTGGACATTGGTGGTGGATTTACTGGCTCAGATTTTCAGCTCAAACAGGTACGTGGTAAATGGCTGTGATATGAACACTTAACTGAAgaacatgcttttttttaaaagttgaaaTCCTTAACAAATGCAAAATCTACACCATCCCTACTATTGAAGACATGACTAGTTTACTCATGGACATTTTCATTCGTCTCGCTAGACAGCCGTTTACACATACAACAGTGATATAAGATATCAGTACAAGTGCAACTTAAATCAAATGTTACATCAGTTGCATCTCCCTAGCTGCATGTGTAAAGTAGaggatttcagctttaaaatcATTTCTCTCACGTTTGTTTTTATCTGGAAACACCCTCTGAATGCTgtaactttgtgtgtgtaggttgaGTCTGCAGTCAGGCCGCTGCTGGATGCTTACTTCAGCCCACTGTCCGGTGTGCAAGTGTTGGCCCAGCCAGGCAGCTTCTATGTGGCCTCAGCTTTCAGCCTGGCTGTCAACGTGATCGGCAAAAAGGTGGTGACCCGCCACTGGGAGAGCCTAGCTCAAGGTGAGTTACTTCATTCTCTCAGAGGTTGACTTTGTTCTCTGTAGTCCAGTTAAATCTGACTGTAATACTACTCAGCACCCTGACTGTGCAGATAATTACATGCAGTCTCAGAAAAGACAGAATGCTTTGTGTTCTCATTCTTGTTGTGTCAAGATTTTTTACACATGACTGTTGCATAATCATAACAAAACCATCATGTCCCACTCCGAGTCCCCAGTTTGTGGATAATACATTATGTTCTATATTTCTGACATGGCCACCCACTGTATTTACACAGGTGACAATGAAGATACTGAGTTCCTGTACTACATGAATGAGGGTGTTTATGGCCCATTCAACCGCAAGCTGCTGGGAAACTCCATCGCTACCCCGTCAGTGCACAAGGTTAGTAGGCCTCCACCCAAGAGAGTCAACCCCATTCAGGACTGAATGAAGCATCTGATAGTGGCTCGAGTTGAATAGGGAGAAGGGGGTCATGCATTGTGAGTATTTAAGGAAGCAGGATCAGAATTGCTTTAGATTTGTGAATTAAATTGTCCCATATAAAGACTGTACATTGGGTCATACAAAGCCAAGGTATTTAAACATGCAGTGTTCTCTCGAGGTGTGACATAAGTCAAAAAGGTTAATGGCGACCCACAAACAGCTGTTTGCTACCCAATCAGGACCATCAGTAACCGTTAATGATGCATTTCCTCTGCTATGCTCTGTTTACCTCACAATCATAAAATAACCAAACGTGACAGGAACTACACACCATTAAGTAAAACTAGAGCTGTAGTTAACTTACAATGTAACAATTGATTACAGAAGGTCCAGGTAAAATAGACAGACAAAGATGGCTAGTGATGTAGAACTTGTTTTCTGATGCTTCAGGACTGTTATAATTCATCCCATAGGACAACAGTGTAAGGCTGTGACCTTATATTAGTTAGTTGATAATGGCTATCCAGTTTTAGGTTGCTTGTAAGTTAATAAGCAATAGAGGTTGAGATAGCTATTGTAACATGTTTTAGCTACCATAGGAATACAGTTTGCAAATTATTGAGATATTTATTGGTATTTTTACTGCGTATCATCTCTCCTAGTATCATTTGCATGATGTCATTAATTGTGACAGAATAGAGATGAGTGGCATTTCTGATTGTTATCTCTTTTAATGACACTGTTCCCTCCCTCCAGCACGTGCTGTGTGCTGAGGAGGCAGTGTATCCCAGCAGCCTGTGGGGGCCATCACTGGATCAGCTGGACCATGTGGTGGAGCGCTGCCTGCTGCCTGAGCTCAGCGTGGGAGACTGGCTTCACTTCTCCAACATGGGAGCGTGCGGCCTGGAGGAGTTCAGCGCCTCCCAGCTGCCCATTTACTACACTGTCTCCATCTCTGACTGGTGAGTATAGATATATAGTATAGAGTTAGCACGTGGAGGTTTTCCCACTAATACAAATGTAGTAAGAATATGATGCATTCAGAGAGAACAGATTCTGATGCTTGTTGTCACCCACAGGTATGAGATGCAGGAGGCCGGTGTGGCACTGGACAGCGCCATGAAGAATTTCTCCATGGTCCAGTACAGTGCGTAACTACCCTTTGCCCCTGTCCCGTATTATATTGCACAAATCCTCCTTAGCCTCTGCTTTCACCATGTGAGAAGAGGGGTAGGCGAGGTATTTGGGACAAGGGGCTAAATGTGGTCAACATTCCAGCCACCTTGGAAAATGCAGTGTCCTATTATTTCTTCCaggaatttgacttttttttacctATCAAAATTGTAAACAATTGGTTGTTCAATACCTCAGTTGTCTAAAATTTTATCTGGAAGATGGTCTTCTCGGTTTTGCTCCTCCCTCTGATGGTCTCTAAAAATCTGTCAGCTCCAGCCCAAGCTCAAATGACATTATGCAACAAAATGGACGACTCTTTGGAGATGGGACCCCCCCCAACATGTTTGGGGTGGTTTGTTTCCTAAATCAAATCCAgtttacaaaatgtacaattgATTTAAATCATGTTCTCTATTGATTACCTGTTGACAGTCGTGTAAATCCTGTGTCTGTTCAACACCAATACATTTTGTCTGTAGATGATTTTTGAAGTGTTTAAAAGGATCGATGCCTCATGTGGATTCTGTACTTCAGACCCTTCACTTTGCATAGTTTAAATGAAATTATGACAATGACGTAACCTCTTTCTTTATTGCAGCTCACCtcaatgcatttttatttattggatTCAGATATTACTGGGGCATATTTAAAGCTCCATCTTTAAGTGTGTTTTGCCCAGGTATTATGCTGTGGCCCATCTAACAGTGTTTTCCTGATAAgatattgatgtgttttttaacgCTACATGGATTAAGTGTGCTGTGATTGCCATTTGTGACCTCAGTGGTTTCCCTTTACTCGAAAGGCATGAAGGAACTGCTGTGGGAGCTTCTCTGTACACTGAGCTACAGCTTGAACACAGAAGCTGCATACACCCTCATGCACTCCATGCCTCTAATAGAGAGTGGTTAATCTggtttaaaatgcacaaaagtCTTTTGTAAGTTAAAGAAATACTGTGACATTTAACAATGCAGCCCTGATTTTTCAGATCTTCATATTAGTGTCTCTTGGCATTGGTCCTTGTGCTCCCAGGATCTGAAAAACCAGCAAAGGAGCCATTTCTGAAGAGTGCTCAAACATAAATGATCTGTATGCGGGGATGTGGACTTACACGTCTATATCTCTCACGCAAATGACATGCAGAGTTGTACACAGACCTCTCTGTGGCAGTGCAAGTGACAAATAACATGCCAGACTTTTCCTCATGCCTCTCTTAAGTTATGAGGGACATAATGCACAGTCTCTTGTACAGCTAAATGTCTCATGTCTAATAATATTAAAGGTGACCTGACTCAACTGCAGTTTTTAAAGAatcctgcccttgtgtgttaCAAATGACTAATGTATTAATTACTTGCTTGTCTAAGGCACTAATGGACCATAGCCTGTTTTTGACTGTAAATTGTGCTTGTTAAAGTAATGAAAGTGattaatttaatacatttctgaCTGAAATCAATTATTTTGCATATGTGTGATCTTTGGAACAGTTGTAGATTCCTACACATGTCCTTGACAAAGTCTTCACTGTTGGCCAACATAATTCAAAACCATATGTTTCTGATCTGCTAATGgtcagtggatgtgtgtgttctggttgTACAGTAGTTAAATGTCCTGCAAACAATCTGTAATCCATATTTAGGGCTGCTTAGGCTcagttttttttgcagtcagTAATGAGATCTACATTCTGCTGTAACCACTAAAAGTAGTTGACGTCATGTGCAAATCTGTCCAATCTATTACTACTTCAACATTACTTGGTCATTAGAATTAGGTTGTTATTTCTGCAGCCCCTTCATCTAGACACTACTgcatagtttcatttaaaaagctcTCCTCAACacaaataagaaacaaaatgttcatattgATGGTT contains:
- the azin1b gene encoding antizyme inhibitor 1b, with translation MKGLADKPSYIIELLEGGVTLEDVIDGHICEQALVEKSAFVVGDLGSLMRQHVCWQNVVPQLQPYYPVKCNSSPAVIEVLASLGLGFVCDNKVEVTLVLEHGVPPENIILSGVCKQLAHIKHAAKNNIQHLVCENEAELSKISRLHPNAKLLLQLTTEAHAAETSMAFGFSLKTCRHLLEAAKELGVQVVGVTFHIPSSCQDLQQAYTHALSDARCVFDMGVDLGFNMNILDIGGGFTGSDFQLKQVESAVRPLLDAYFSPLSGVQVLAQPGSFYVASAFSLAVNVIGKKVVTRHWESLAQGDNEDTEFLYYMNEGVYGPFNRKLLGNSIATPSVHKHVLCAEEAVYPSSLWGPSLDQLDHVVERCLLPELSVGDWLHFSNMGACGLEEFSASQLPIYYTVSISDWYEMQEAGVALDSAMKNFSMVQYSA